The sequence below is a genomic window from Methanosarcinales archaeon Met12.
CTGCTGACCTTCACCTTCACGGCCATGATAATCATACTCTATTGTAAGACGTATTACATATATATCTTACGATTAAGAGCGAGTGTAGTTGATGGGCGATAGAAAGAAAGATTGAGATCAGGTGAAGTTGAAGAGGCTATAGCAAACGGCGAGATAATGGAAGAATATCTTGGCGACAAGCCGTTGCCAAGTTATCTGATATATGGGAAAACGCCAAAGGACCGGCCGATTCACGTTGTAGTCGGTGTCGATGAAGATGCAATCGCAATAATAATAGTATATGAACCAGAGCCCGAAAAATGGATTGGTTACAAGAGGAGATGAGAAATGCCTATGTTGATAAGGTGGTTGCAAAGAAGATCAAGCCACATCGAGAATTGGTCTATCGAG
It includes:
- a CDS encoding DUF4258 domain-containing protein; the encoded protein is MRSGEVEEAIANGEIMEEYLGDKPLPSYLIYGKTPKDRPIHVVVGVDEDAIAIIIVYEPEPEKWIGYKRR